One window of the Shimwellia blattae DSM 4481 = NBRC 105725 genome contains the following:
- the aroA gene encoding 3-phosphoshikimate 1-carboxyvinyltransferase, with product MQESLTLQPVALVNGTINLPGSKSVSNRALLLAALAHGTTTLTNLLDSDDVRHMLNALKLLGVSYTLSDDRTRCDVTGNGGPLQASGALELFLGNAGTAMRPLAAALCLGNNDIVLTGEPRMKERPIGHLVDALRQGGAQIDYLEQENYPPLRLRGGFTGGQVSVDGSVSSQFLTALLMAAPLAREETIIDIKGELVSKPYIDITLNLMRTFGVQVENQQYQRFVVRGQQQYHSPGHYLVEGDASSASYFLAAAAIKGGTVTVTGIGRNSVQGDIRFADVLEKMGATIQWGDDFIACTRGELNAIDMDMNHIPDAAMTIATTALFARGTTTLRNIYNWRVKETDRLAAMATELRKVGAEVIEGDDFITITPPAHLTFAEIGTYNDHRMAMCFSLVALSDTPVTILDPKCTAKTFPDYFARLAGISTLA from the coding sequence ATGCAGGAATCCCTGACCCTCCAGCCCGTTGCGCTGGTCAATGGCACCATTAACCTTCCGGGTTCAAAAAGCGTATCGAATCGCGCGCTGTTACTGGCGGCGCTGGCACATGGCACCACCACGCTTACCAATCTGCTGGACAGCGACGACGTCCGCCATATGCTCAATGCCCTGAAATTACTGGGCGTATCTTATACCCTCTCAGACGATCGCACCCGCTGTGACGTAACCGGCAACGGTGGTCCCTTACAGGCCAGCGGCGCGCTGGAGCTGTTTTTAGGCAATGCGGGCACCGCCATGCGCCCGCTGGCAGCCGCACTGTGCCTGGGCAACAACGATATCGTGCTGACCGGCGAGCCGCGGATGAAAGAGCGGCCCATCGGCCACCTGGTGGATGCCTTACGCCAGGGCGGGGCGCAGATTGACTATCTGGAGCAGGAAAACTACCCGCCGCTGCGCCTGCGCGGTGGATTTACCGGCGGCCAGGTCAGTGTGGACGGCAGCGTATCGAGCCAGTTCCTGACCGCACTGCTGATGGCAGCCCCCCTGGCCCGGGAAGAGACGATCATTGATATCAAAGGTGAGCTGGTCTCAAAACCCTATATTGATATCACCCTGAATCTGATGCGCACCTTCGGTGTGCAGGTGGAAAACCAGCAATACCAGCGCTTTGTGGTACGCGGCCAGCAGCAGTACCACTCCCCGGGCCACTACCTGGTGGAGGGGGATGCGTCGTCGGCCTCCTATTTCCTCGCCGCCGCCGCCATTAAAGGCGGAACCGTTACCGTTACCGGCATTGGCCGTAACAGTGTGCAGGGGGATATCCGCTTTGCGGATGTGCTGGAAAAAATGGGCGCCACCATCCAGTGGGGGGATGATTTTATTGCCTGCACGCGCGGTGAGCTGAACGCCATCGATATGGACATGAACCATATCCCGGATGCGGCCATGACCATCGCCACTACCGCGCTGTTTGCCCGCGGCACCACCACGCTGCGCAATATTTATAACTGGCGGGTCAAAGAGACCGACCGCCTGGCGGCCATGGCAACAGAGCTGCGCAAAGTGGGGGCCGAGGTGATTGAAGGTGACGATTTCATCACTATTACGCCACCGGCGCACCTGACCTTTGCTGAAATTGGCACCTATAATGATCACCGTATGGCGATGTGCTTCTCGCTGGTGGCGCTCTCTGACACCCCCGTGACCATCCTTGATCCGAAATGCACCGCCAAAACCTTCCCTGATTATTTTGCACGTCTGGCCGGGATCAGCACCTTAGCCTGA
- the serC gene encoding 3-phosphoserine/phosphohydroxythreonine transaminase — translation MTQVFNFSSGPAMLPADVLRQAQEELCDWNGLGTSVMEISHRGKAFIEVAEQAEKDLRDLLHIPQNYKVLFCHGGGRGQFAAVPLNLAGSAGVADYVDGGYWAESAAKEAQKYLTPNVIDACTTVDGLRAIKPMSEWQLTKGAAYLHYCPNETIDGIAIDETPAFGDDVTVVADYSSTILSSPLDVSRFGVIYAGAQKNIGPAGLTLVIVREDLLGKANIACPSILDYTVLAKNDSMFNTPPTFAWYLAGLVFKWLKAKGGVAAMDKINQQKAELLYGVIDNSDFYRNSVAAANRSRMNVPFQLADSALDAVFLEESFAAGLHALKGHRVVGGMRASIYNAMPLEGVRALTDFMQDFERRHG, via the coding sequence ATGACTCAGGTTTTCAATTTTAGCTCTGGCCCGGCAATGCTACCGGCTGACGTACTGCGACAGGCTCAGGAAGAGCTGTGTGACTGGAATGGCTTAGGCACCTCTGTAATGGAGATAAGCCACCGGGGTAAAGCGTTTATTGAGGTGGCAGAGCAGGCAGAAAAAGATTTACGCGATCTTCTGCATATTCCGCAGAATTACAAAGTTTTATTCTGCCACGGCGGTGGTCGCGGCCAGTTTGCCGCTGTGCCGCTGAACCTGGCGGGAAGCGCCGGGGTTGCTGACTATGTTGATGGCGGCTACTGGGCAGAAAGCGCGGCGAAAGAAGCGCAAAAATACCTCACCCCGAATGTTATCGATGCCTGCACCACGGTAGACGGCCTGCGCGCCATCAAGCCGATGAGCGAATGGCAGCTGACCAAAGGCGCGGCATACCTGCATTACTGCCCGAACGAAACCATCGACGGGATCGCCATTGATGAGACCCCGGCATTCGGTGACGACGTCACCGTGGTGGCCGATTACTCGTCAACCATTCTCTCCAGCCCGCTTGATGTCAGCCGTTTTGGCGTGATTTACGCCGGTGCCCAGAAAAATATCGGCCCGGCCGGGCTGACGCTGGTTATCGTGCGTGAGGATCTGCTGGGCAAAGCGAACATTGCCTGCCCGTCCATTCTCGACTACACGGTGCTGGCGAAGAACGACTCCATGTTTAATACGCCGCCAACCTTCGCCTGGTATCTGGCGGGCCTGGTGTTCAAATGGCTGAAAGCCAAAGGCGGCGTTGCGGCAATGGATAAAATTAACCAGCAGAAAGCCGAGCTGCTGTACGGCGTTATCGACAACAGCGATTTCTACCGTAACAGCGTGGCCGCCGCCAACCGTTCGCGGATGAACGTCCCGTTCCAGCTGGCGGACAGCGCGCTGGATGCGGTGTTCCTTGAAGAGTCCTTTGCGGCGGGTCTGCATGCCCTGAAAGGGCACCGGGTGGTGGGGGGCATGCGTGCTTCCATCTATAACGCCATGCCGCTGGAAGGGGTGCGCGCCCTGACCGACTTTATGCAGGACTTTGAGCGTCGTCACGGTTAA